One window of the Diachasmimorpha longicaudata isolate KC_UGA_2023 chromosome 9, iyDiaLong2, whole genome shotgun sequence genome contains the following:
- the LOC135165955 gene encoding disks large homolog 5-like isoform X4 codes for MASEASSLDSAVSSDGALHMERDNGGYSSVESAVGGPDCRNDYDGLQRDQTLHPMLIRHKHSDSMRRCDHTMKELDYYCGQHIVAMNQLEATSQESSALLGTYGDLVSDKQRLDREVQALQKELELAHEEAARFKKQYEEALQERNAAFREKNGLKQQCTSAIRQWDIAMRERNEYREALSKVQQQHEDAVKEINQAMMLRMKTSKDIKRLTEERNAALHEYTLIMGERDTVHKEMEKLGDDLAQAYAKITQLENQNKTLGDGKKTLSYQIETLRREISSALLDRDEAFKECNVLRQKFGDYSEVASRDYQNRLEIHSYNRERINSSKETECEVNTRDYSKREKETMDDLDQANLEIDRLRKQVEALQGELEEAIQEAEVSKRRRDWAFSERDKIVLEREALRSNCDRLRKERDRAVSEFASAIRDSDDIKRQRNEASKELKDLKEMIESDLLTRSSIYGHHEDNSNEWDVITIHLDLSRLCQDGDRDLGLILIGGRQDPYFPNDTGVYVAQINEGSIVSGKLRVNDCIIRVNNVDCTSVSTGMILETLRACTLGSATVTVRRKRSTRRYLRTTQLPIGDTIPHGIALELGIYISKISPGSSAAKDGNLSVGDRVLNINSKPMDSVTSGHEAMSLLNDSIADVLTITTLKGIPLSLASSSETMPDTGMIYGTDTKTQKMINNCSQTEQERLMLKATSDDYERRYMASNFNERSIYKVSKSVSGEKPSGISHAWDNIREKIDIVRGRRHSKDRDVDKKKRHRNSSPNTFEQEQDAIAELDSVIESYHQKKTTMITTATTSAAATMTMSAATATSAAALPASTNITTNSVLKRNKLRATEKMEKDGGTWPKVRGGPLIQNGTGTILHPRKTKERLPLSVLINHPPKYESYNYNRISNPIPLGNFSNVSNRHTVYKAMESPVSFSKSGQLFGQKSFTPVVIQFKDIATLEKKPASAEFEPVEPGRLSSSQAPSESSIDYSIKSANNDYNGHPQKRRLRQYGSNESQPDQSTLQHNRAHSQLYPLALSATLSNTSGSSSTAPRQQQLSGNFSFPPYTTHSHPHPHQQNSLPSRYPSPPSLPLPLGLQSGEPIGLSDRSWCFEPPYNHSGHNQTFGHLHTPSVDSPYQKLRGHPVGAGYDVPSTYTPPGYWYEGGTFPRKKENQRFRIPSNPSVVSKNSVGKLSTGSIERTSERGSPMSNNFRLEVLSSRTGMTSPGDDTFTPLPGEIRRLKIDKSVEPLGIRIFCLEKKGVFVSAVSENSLASKVGLQIGDQLLDVCGINLRTADYPSAAKVLRDARTGAITMQVQYNPHKYNELQGTGSSSSPEPCVGAGGSHSGSPTPCNSPEVPRKSSLEHHEATEPERDGATATTTTTTTTTTSGKTTLTLPPAIREREVRASASMEVRDTQERAREIRNSASLDINIRKPELRNSATIDSIRGVSSLTRAQMNQAVTTLQRQNATVRSPTQEEQSRKSPPTIEPRYLFIETRKCSNLGISLVGGNGVGIFVHSVQPGCLAEDAGLRSGDRILEYNGVDLRQATAEQAALELARPADKVTLVAQYMPERYNEVKDKPGDSFYVKAMFDRVGEVGDSLQLRFNKDDVLYVDNTMFNGTPGHWRAWLVDQAGRRQQCGIIPSKFKIEEELLLRRSLGDLETDTGKRGTTSARRSFFRRKKHHRSSSRDSKELSTLTGVSLGWYSDSGTLNEENLPASYQRVERLDYPTLRPVLIIGPLSECVATKLLQDCPGDFTRCLPEAMHCSQATLEQGLRDSLYVDYRKKGSYFECTTVQAVKDVCAKNSHCILDVSIASIERLHRHQIYPIVLLIKFKSVKQIKEVKDSRYPSDKISAKAAKEMHEQSLKIEAEYKHHISDIIHAGVNVAYICTQVKAAVDCEQSKALWVPRGPP; via the exons ATGGCATCTGAGGCATCATCCTTGGATAGTGCTGTTAGCAGTG atGGGGCACTTCATATGG AACGGGATAATGGAGGATACAGCAGTGTTGAAAGTGCAGTAGGTGGTCCCGATTGTCGTAATGACTATGATGGCTTGCAACGTGACCAAACATTGCACCCAATGCTCATTAGACATAAGCACTCGGATTCAATGAGACG ATGTGATCACACTATGAAAGAATTGGACTACTACTGCGGGCAGCATATTGTTGCAATGAATCAACTGGAGGCAACGTCACAAGAGAGCTCAGCTCTGCTGGGGACATATGGTGATCTTGTCAGTGATAAGCAACGATTGGATCGTGAAGTTCAGGCTCTACAAAAAGAG TTGGAGTTGGCACATGAAGAGGCAGCACGGtttaaaaaacaatatgaAGAGGCACTGCAAGAAAGAAATGCAGCATttagagagaaaaatggaTTGAAACAGCAGTGTACATCGGCGATAAGACAATGGGATATAGCAATGCGAGAACGAAATGAATATCGCGAGGCATTATCAAAAGTTCAGCAACAACACGAAGATGCTGTGAAGGAAATTAATCAAGCAATGATGTTGCGGATGAAAACCAGCAAAGATATAAAACGATTGACAGAAGAACGGAATGCAGCACTTCATGAGTATACTTTAATAATGGGGGAACGTGATACAGTTCAtaaggaaatggaaaaattgggtGATGATCTAGCCCAGGCATATGCTAAAATAACTCAAttggaaaatcaaaataaaacattgggtgatgggaaaaaaacattatcgTATCAGATTGAGACGTTGCGTCGTGAGATATCGTCTGCCCTCTTAGATCGGGATGAAGCATTTAAGGAGTGTAATGTCTTGCGTCAAAAATTTGGTGATTATTCAGAGGTTGCTAGTAGAGATTATCAAAATCGATTAGAAATACATTCGTACAATCGTGAACGGATCAATTCATCGAAGGAAACTGAGTGTGAAGTCAATACTCGAGACTATTCGAAACGCGAAAAAGAGACGATGGATGATTTGGATCAGGCGAATTTGGAGATTGACAGGCTTAGAAAACAAGTTGAAGCTCTTCAGGGGGAACTGGAGGAAGCCATTCAAGAAGCAGAAGTATCAAAACGTCGTCGTGATTGGGCGTTCAGTGAGCGTGATAAAATAGTACTGGAGAGAGAGGCTCTGAGATCAAATTGCGATAGATTGAGaaaagagagagatagggcAGTTTCAGAATTCGCAAGTGCTATTAGAGATTCTGATGACATTAAGAGACAAAGGAATGAAGCTTCGAAGGAACTTAAAGATCTCAAAGAGATGATTGAGAGTGATTTATTAACACGATCGAGTATTTATGGCCATCATGAAGATAATTCCAATGAATGGGATGTAATAACAATTCACTTGGATCTCAGTAGATTGTGTCAAGATGGTGATCGTGATTTGggtttgattttaattggagGACGTCAAGATCCTTATTTTCCAAATGATACTGGTGTTTATGTTGCGCAGATCAATGAGGGAAGTATTGTTAGTGGAAAATTGAGAGTAAATGACTGTATAATTCGTGTGAACAATGTAGACTGCACGTCAGTATCAACTGGAATGATTCTTGAAACACTTCGTGCATGCACACTTGGTTCGGCCACAGTTACGGTTCGTCGTAAACGATCAACACGAAGATATTTGAGAACAACTCAATTACCTATTGGTGATACTATACCTCATGGTATTGCCTTGGAACTTGGTATTTATATATCAAAAATATCTCCCGGTAGTTCAGCAGCTAAAGATGGTAATTTATCAGTTGGTGATCGTGTATTGAATATCAATAGTAAACCAATGGATAGTGTCACATCAGGTCATGAAGCAATGAGCTTACTCAATGATTCTATTGCTGATGTTTTAACAATAACAACGCTCAAAGGAATTCCCCTGTCATTAGCTTCGAGTTCCGAAACAATGCCCGATACTGGTATGATTTATGGAACCGATACCAAAActcaaaaaatgataaacaattgTTCACAAACCGAGCAAGAACGTCTGATGTTAAAAGCAACATCTGATGATTATGAACGCCGGTACATGGCatctaatttcaatgaaagaaGTATTTATAAAGTATCGAAATCTGTAAGTGGTGAAAAACCGAGTGGTATCAGTCACGCGTGGGATAATattcgtgaaaaaattgatattgttAGAGGTAGAAGACACAGTAAAGATCGTGAtgttgataagaaaaaaagaCATAGAAATTCTAGCCCAAATACATTTGAGCAGGAGCAAGATGCAATAGCAGAATTGGATTCAGTTATTGAAAGTTATCATCAGAAGAAGACTACTATGATAACAACAGCAACGACATCAGCAGCAGCAACAATGACAATGTCAGCTGCAACAGCAACTTCAGCAGCAGCCTTACCAGCATCAACAAACATAACTACAAATAGTGTActgaagagaaataaattgcgagctactgaaaaaatggaaaaagatGGTGGTACATGGCCAAAAGTTCGAGGAGGCCCTCTTATTCAAAATGGCACTGGAACAATTTTACATCCGCGAAAAACAAAGGAGAGATTACCACTGAGTGTTCTTATTAATCATCCACcgaaatacgaaagctataaCTACAATAGAATATCGAATCCAATTCCTttgggtaatttttcaaatgtaagCAATCGTCATACTGTTTATAAAGCTATGGAAAGCCCAGTGTCATTCAGTAAATCAGGTCAACTATTTGGACAAAAATCATTTACACCTGTTGTAATTCAATTCAAGGATATTGCAACATTGGAGAAAAAACCAGCGAGTGCTGAATTCGAGCCAGTTGAGCCAGGACGTTTGAGTTCAAGTCAAGCACCATCGGAGAGCAGTAtagattattcaattaaatcagCCAATAATGATTATAACGGGCATCCGCAAAAAAGACGCCTCAGACAGTATGGAAGTAATGAAAGCCAACCAGACCAAAGTACACTACAACATAATCGGGCTCATTCACAACTCTATCCACTTGCTTTATCGGCAACATTGAGCAATACATCTGGCTCATCATCAACAGCTCCAAGACAACAACAATTGtctggtaatttttcatttccccctTATACCACACACTCACATCCACATCCTCATCAACAAAATTCCTTACCTTCACGTTACCCCTCACCTCCATCACTACCTCTACCTCTGGGATTACAGTCAGGTGAGCCCATTGGACTCTCCGATCGTTCTTGGTGTTTCGAGCCCCCTTACAACCACTCTGGTCACAACCAAACATTTGGCCACTTGCACACACCCTCTGTAGACTCACCTTATCAAAAATTGAGAGGACATCCAGTTGGGGCTGGTTACGATGTACCCAGTACCTATACACCACCAGGTTATTGGTATGAAGGTGGTACATTTCcacgaaaaaaggaaaatcagAGGTTTAGGATACCATCGAATCCAAGTGTTGTTTCTAAGAATAGTGTTGGAAAACTTTCAACGGGAAGCATTGAGAGAACATCTGAAAGGGGTAGTCCAATGTCAAATAATTTTAGGCTCGAAGTACTGAGCTCTAGAACTGGTATGACAAGCCCTGGGGATGATACTTTTACTCCATTACCTGGAGAAATTAgaagattaaaaattgataaatccgTTGAACCTCTGGGAATACGAATTTTTTGCCTTGAAAAAAAGGGAGTCTTCGTTTCAGCTGTCAGTGAAAATTCACTGGCTAGCAAAGTTGGTTTGCAGATTGGCGATCAATTACTAGATGTTTGCGGCATCAATCTTAGAACTGCTGATTATCCCAGTGCTGCCAAAGTACTCAGGGATGCACGTACTGGTGCTATTACAATGCAAGTCCAGTACAATCCACATA AATACAATGAGCTCCAAGGCACAGGTTCATCAAGTTCTCCGGAACCTTGTGTAGGTGCTGGTGGAAGTCACAGTGGCTCACCAACTCCATGCAACAGTCCTGAAGTACCAAGGAAATCAAGCCTCGAGCATCATGAAGCTACCGAaccagaaagagacggagcaacagcaacaacaacaacaacaacgacGACAACCACATCGGGTAAGACAACCCTGACTCTACCACCAGCGATTCGTGAACGAGAGGTGAGAGCTTCAGCTTCCATGGAGGTGCGCGATACCCAAGAACGGGCGAGGGAAATTCGTAATTCAGCATCACTTGATATAAATATTAGGAAACCAGAGCTCAGAAATTCCGCAACTATAGATTCTATAAGGGGTGTATCCTCGTTAACACGAGCTCAAATGAATCAAGCGGTTACAACATtgcagcgtcaaaatgcaacaGTTCGTAGTCCCACACAAGAGGAGCAAAGTAGAAAAAGTCCTCCTACAATCGAGCCACGATATCTATTTATCGAAACTCGTAAATGCTCAAATTTAGGTATATCTTTGGTGGGTGGTAATGGTGTTGGAATTTTTGTTCATTCTGTTCAACCTGGGTGCTTGGCTGAAGATGCAGGATTGAGATCAGGTGATAGAATACTTGAATATAATGGTGTTGATTTAAGACAAGCAACAGCAGAACAGGCAGCTTTGGAACTAGCTAGACCTGCTGATAAAGTAACCCTAGTTGCTCAATACATGCCAGAACGTTACAATGAAGTCAAAGATAAACCTGGTGATAGTTTTTATGTAAAAGCTATGTTTGATCGTGTCGGTGAAGTTGGAGACAGTTTGCAATTACGGTTTAATAAAGACGATGTACTTTATGTTGATAATACAATGTTCAATGGTACACCGGGACACTGGAGAGCATGGCTGGTGGATCAGGCTGGTAGACGCCAGCAATGTGGAATTATACcatcaaaatttaaaatcgaAGAAGAGTTACTGTTGAGAAGGTCCCTTGGGGATTTGGAGACAGATACTGGAAAGCGTGGAACTACTAGTGCACGAAGGAGCTTCTTTCGACGTAAGAAACATCATAGATCATCTAGTAGAGATAGTAAAGAACTCTCGACACTCACGGGAGTCAGTCTTGGTTGGTACAGTGACAGCGGTACAttgaatgaggaaaatttgCCAGCCAGTTATCAACGCGTTGAGAGACTGGATTATCCAACATTGCGACCAGTTTTGATTATTGGACCGCTCAGTGAATGTGTCGCTACTAAACTTTTGCAAGATTGTCCTGGTGACTTTACAAGGTGCCTTCCTGAAGCCATGCACTGTTCACAGGCTACCTTAGAGCAAGGATTGAGAGATTCTCTTTATGTGGATTATCGCAAAAAAGGGAGTTACTTTGAGTGCACCACTGTTCAAGCCGTCAAAGACGTATGTGCTAAG AATTCACACTGTATTTTGGATGTATCAATAGCGTCGATTGAACGACTTCATAGACATCAGATATATCCAATCGTGCTCCTGATTAAATTTAAAAGTGTCAAGCAAATTAAGGAAGTCAAAGACTCGAGATATCCGAGTGATAAAATAAGTGCCAAAGCTGCTAAAGAAATGCATGAGCAATCACTCAAAATTGAAGCCGAGTACAAACATCATATTTCTGATATTATTCATGCTGGAGTCAATGTAGCCTATatttgtactcaagttaaagcTGCCGTCGATTGCGAACAGAGTAAGGCATTATGGGTACCTCGAGGGCCACCCTGA